Proteins from a single region of Spirochaetota bacterium:
- a CDS encoding sialidase family protein encodes MTFNEVHFHDPRTKTYLGSPSIVRAPDGALIAAHDYFGPGCPRNHENEEHLTSIYRSEDDGATWEQITHIANAYWSTLFTHRGALYLFGVSQQYGSIVIRRSDDSGFTWTHPADERSGLLFHGGYYHENPNYHTAPVPVLVHNGRIWRAFEDCVDCVWGGGFASFVISADENADLLNASSWTMSNKLTFDSKLIPNGVTPVREWGWLEGNIVAAPDGSLKNILRLHSWMSGKAAMLDVSADGKNISFDAAKSFIDMPGHHSKFTIRRDPKSGNYLSFVNATKDDPNYWRRNVLSLAVSSDCIHWKVIRELIRDDSKLSAEDSGKFIGFQYVDWQFDGDDIIYLVRTGYDGAHTFHDANRITFHRLKKYVSNGKSA; translated from the coding sequence ATGACGTTCAACGAAGTGCATTTTCATGACCCGCGTACAAAAACCTATCTCGGCAGTCCGTCGATAGTGCGCGCACCGGATGGCGCGCTTATCGCCGCGCACGACTATTTCGGCCCCGGCTGTCCGCGCAATCATGAGAATGAGGAACATCTCACGAGTATCTATCGCTCCGAAGATGACGGCGCAACATGGGAACAGATCACGCATATCGCGAATGCTTATTGGAGTACACTGTTCACGCATCGCGGCGCGCTTTATCTTTTCGGCGTATCGCAGCAGTACGGGTCGATAGTCATACGCAGGAGCGATGACAGCGGCTTCACCTGGACACATCCTGCCGATGAAAGATCAGGGCTGCTGTTCCACGGCGGATACTACCACGAGAACCCGAATTATCACACTGCGCCGGTGCCGGTACTTGTGCACAATGGCCGCATCTGGCGTGCATTCGAGGATTGCGTTGACTGCGTGTGGGGCGGCGGTTTTGCATCGTTCGTCATCTCCGCCGATGAGAATGCCGATCTCCTGAATGCATCAAGCTGGACGATGAGCAATAAACTCACGTTCGATTCGAAGCTCATTCCGAACGGCGTTACGCCGGTACGCGAATGGGGCTGGCTTGAGGGGAATATCGTCGCCGCGCCGGATGGATCACTGAAGAACATTCTGCGCCTCCATTCGTGGATGAGCGGCAAAGCGGCGATGCTCGATGTAAGTGCGGACGGGAAGAATATCAGCTTTGATGCGGCTAAAAGCTTCATCGATATGCCCGGCCATCATTCGAAATTTACGATACGCCGCGATCCGAAAAGCGGGAACTATCTATCGTTTGTGAACGCAACAAAAGACGATCCGAACTACTGGCGGCGCAATGTGCTTTCGCTCGCTGTTTCAAGCGATTGTATTCACTGGAAGGTGATCCGGGAGCTCATCCGGGATGATTCGAAACTGTCGGCTGAGGATTCGGGGAAGTTCATCGGTTTTCAGTATGTTGATTGGCAATTCGATGGCGATGATATAATCTATCTTGTGAGAACCGGTTATGATGGTGCGCATACGTTCCATGATGCGAATCGGATCACATTCCATCGGTTGAAAAAGTATGTTTCGAATGGAAAAAGTGCATAA